From Bradyrhizobium erythrophlei:
ATGTCACCAGGCCGGATTTTTGAAAACAGAGGCGCGGCTGCAACACTATTGGAACTATCCGAGCAGAGGCGCAATCGCGCGAAAAAACCCCGCCGACGTAGGAGCGCCGGCGGGCCTTGATTTGATTCTACCTTCGCAACCTTGTGGCGTGAGCGGCCAGTTGCTGGCGGTTGCGCTCCTGATCGATCGGCGCCAGCGCAGGGGGCGCCTTGGCCACCTGTACCAGGCGGTGGCGCGGCCATAACGCGGTACTGGCCCCTTTCCATCCCCTGACAAGGTGAATGGTTCCTTTTGATTTTAGAGTGGCCGTTTTTGCTTAAACTACGGTCTGCTGCGTGCGGCAATCCGGTCTAGTATGGGGGATGACTAGTAGCCCCAACGACCATTTCGTCGTTACCTACCAGCAAGGTGAGCGCCCCGATCGCTGGAGCTGGGAGATACGCCGCAAGAGCAAACCGTTGGGTATTAAGATGACTGGAGACGGATACCAATCCGACTCGGCCGCGAGATTTGCGGGCAAACAGACGCTGGCGGATTTTCTGTCCGATTTATTGAAAGAAGAAAAACGGAAGTAAGGCCGCCTCAGTTGGCGCGTGGCAATAAGTACCGGATCGTCATCCCTGCACCATTGGTCTGGTCAAGAAGCAGCGTATCTCCCATCTTGAACTCTTCTTGCATTGCGTCACAGCAAGAACCGTGGCCGGAACCGTCCCTAGCAGTGGAGCGACAGAGTTCTCCCGAATTGATGAGAATATCTATGCGCCCCCGTGTTGCTGCGCGGCCCAACTGGGCGAGCAACTCTTGTCGGAAGTGATCGGTCGAAACCATCTGCGGCCTCCAATCCGTCTGCAGCCTCCAATGCGACTACGCGCCTAATGCGCGCCGATAGCGAGAAGTTAAATCGCTATGTCAAAACCGGGCACTTGGTTCCGGCTCGATCCGGCACCCTGCCGGGTTCCGCCCCTTGGTTTTGCTTTGCGGAATTGACTCGCTTTTTGGAGCGATAAGAGCTCACAGTTAAATCATCACCGCACCGTAACGGCCACCCATCGGTGACTGAGAGTGTTGCGCTCCCGCCTAGTATATGGGGCGGTGCTTATGGCCGGCTCGCGAAAACGACCTATTTGTCCCGGATGCCAGCGTGCAATGACGTTGGAGCTGCAACCCGGCGGAAAATCACCCCGCACCTATCAGTGTCTCGACTGTGATCGGCCTGACCCGCTTAAATCAGATGCGCTACGTTGGCTTTCTGGTGAACTAGGCCGGGACGAGTAAGGGCGCCTCAGTTGGCGGCCTCTTTCATTAGATGCCCCTGCATGACTCTAGGAAGGCCGCTGGTGAGCCCGGCTTCTGCTGGCCTCACGTTGGTTCAGCCGATCAGCGCTAGCGCACGGGCGGATTCGCGTGGCCGTTTATTCGATCTGCTCGGGAACCCCTCATATCGCCGTCGGTTAGATCGGTGTGTCGCGACGCCACAACACGACACACCCCCGACAGCCTCAGCAGCTCCCCAAGCGCTGGGGCCGTTTCTTTGGATGGCCTTTCTCGGCAGTCGTGCGCGCCGGGGGGAGGGGGCGGCTGGCTGGCTCCCGGCGCCACGTAGTCACCGGCAACTGAGCGGAAGGCTATAGGCCGCCCGTCGCCCATATTCTGGCGCCGGCCAAGACGAGCACCAGCGCAACGAAGACAACCGCCTCAATCTTTGACAGTGTCCAGGTAGTGGGCATTGTGGATAACTCCGATACCCCCCGCAAGAATAGCTTAGGCTCTTTAAGGGGTTATCTTAAGCGCTTATTTTAAGCATGCCTGTGAACAAATCAGAGCGCGGTCGCCGCTGACTGCCTAGGCGTCGAAATGACCGAGTACGTAATCAAGGAAATTGGACCGCATCAATGGCTCGTGTTTGCGGATCGGCAAAGCATCGCTTTGCGCGCCGACGAAAACGAGGCTGTGAAGGCGATGAACGAACATAGCGCCCGCAGCCGTCGACCGGGTAACCTTGTAGATTGTTGTCCAGCGCAAAACCCGCAGGCGTGAACCGGCGGCCTTCCTTAATATGATCAGGCGGCCCGCTGCGATTGCCCGGTTATCTTGGCCAGCGATGCAACGACAGTGCGGAAGGCCGTTTCGCGCCAAGCCGTTTCACCGAGCGTCGGCCTATCCGAGTAAGCCGCGCGTCATATTAATCGCGAAAGCAACCGGCACCCCAACGAGCAGACCGAAAACTCCGTAGCCGAGGCCGGCTAGGATCGCGCCCAACGTGCTCGAGCTGAGTAAAATTCCATACAGCGCGCCGCCACAGCAACATCCCAACGTGGTGACTAACAGCGTGTGGTCGTTGCGATCCTCGGCGCGAAGCCGCCGGAGTTCCTTTTTGCTGTGAACGTAGGGCCCCGACGGTTCGGTAGACCCGCAGTGCGGGCAGCTTACCGCACTAAAGGAAACCGGCCGCCGACAGTCACGGCAATCGATCAATTCTGGTCGCGCTTGGCTCATGGGCCAACCTATAGCGCGCTCAACTGCGGCGGGAAAGCCGCCGGTGGCTGACGCGAAGACACGGGGAACGAA
This genomic window contains:
- a CDS encoding DUF3622 domain-containing protein, whose translation is MTSSPNDHFVVTYQQGERPDRWSWEIRRKSKPLGIKMTGDGYQSDSAARFAGKQTLADFLSDLLKEEKRK